GGTGGACGCCACTGTGCAGGATGTGCGCCGAAAGATCGTCGAGTCCGGCCATTCCCGCCTGCCGGTGTACGATGGGACGCTCGACACCATCGTCGGCATCCTCTACGTGAAAGACCTTTTCTGCGCCGAGGCCGAAGGCGACATCCAACTGTCGGCGCTGGCGCGCCGCGCGTTTGTCGTGCCCGAGACCAAGCGCGTCGATGCGCTCCTGGAAGAATTCAAGCGGCTCAAGACGCATATTGCCATCGTGGTCGACGAGTTCGGCGGCACCGCGGGGCTGGTCACGCTGGAAGACATCCTCGAGGAGATCGTGGGCGAGATCGAGGATGAACACGATGGCCAAAGGCGGCCCATCGAGCGCGAAAGCGACGATGTCATCCTCGCCGACGGCGTGGTCTCGTTGTTCGACATCGCCGAGGAGCTGGGCATCGAGGCCCCCGATGAGGAATTCGAGACCATCGGCGGCCTCATTTACGACCGTGTCGGCGGCGTCCCGCGGGTCGGGCAGTCGATCGAAGAGCACGGCTGGAAGATCACGATCGAGAAGATGGACGGCCAGCGCATCCGTCGGGTTCGTATCGCCCGTTTGCCGCAGTCCCCTTCCATGTCCTGATTGGCCCACCCGCGCGCGGAACGCGCTGGCGCGACGGGGCGCGACGCGCTAACTTGATCCGCGGAGAACCGCGCCACGGCTCCGACGGAGACCAAGCACATGCCCATCTATGTCTATCAATGCCAGTCCTGCCATCACACGTTTGAAGAACTGGTTTTCTCGGACAATCAAGCGGCCTCGCTGTCCTGTCCGCAGTGCCAGGCGACGGTCCTGATTCGCAAGCAGGCGGCCTTCGCCACAACCTCGGGCGGCCACGATGCGGCGCCCGCCTGCGGCAGCGGCGGCTGTTGCGGCTGCAGCTTCGACAACTGATCCCCGACGCATGAGCCAACTGGATCTGCTGACCGGGAGCATGGCGGCTCTGCCGGATGAGGCGGAGCTGCAACGCCGCTTTGACTGGTTCAACGAGACGCTGTTCAAGTCGCGCCTGCCGGCGGCGTCCATCCGCTGGTCGACACGGATGCGGATTGCCGGCACCTGCCAGCGGCACCGGCTGTTGATCACGCTGTCGCGCCCCTATCACGAGCGCTTCCCGCAGGATGTCGACGACACCCTCAAGCACGAGATGATTCACCTGCGCTATGCGGGACACGGCCCGGCGTTCCGTCGCGAAGCTCAGCGGGTGGGCGCAAGCGTGCACTGTCGCGAATACGATGGCATCCATCCGAAGGCGCGGTTGGTGTACGCCTGCCCGAGTTGTTGGCGCGAGTACCGTCGGATGAAGCCGGCGGAACTCTACTGTGGACGGTGTTCGCGCGGGCGGCTTTTGCCGCAATTCCGGCTGATACTCAAGCGGGAAATCGAACCCGAGCGCGCGCATCGGGCTCGTCCCATGTCAGGCACGCAACGCCGCCATCCGCGTACGGAGCCGGTTTCCCGCCGTCGCCAGGCGACCGCGGCCGCCGCGCCGGGACTGTTCGGATCGATCGATCAACAGTGAACGGCTTGACTCGGCTGTGAATTTCCCCTAAAATTGCCTCCCCAAGGGCGGTGTAGCTCAGCTGGTTAGAGCAGCGGAATCATAATCCGCGTGTCCGGGGTTCGAGTCCCTGCACCGCTACCAATCCCGCGCGGGACGGTACGCCCGCACCTTTACGCTCACGGATGTCGAGGGACGATTGGCAACGTCCTCCACAGGTCCGACTCGCAGCCAGTATGTCGGTTGCCTGATCGGTGAATGCCTGGGCGATGCGCTCGGCCGCCCGGTCGAGGGCTATGACGCAGATGCCTGCCAGCAGTACATCCGTGAGGCGTTGCGGCGGTGGGTTGACGGCGAGTTGCCCGATCTCATCGATTGGTCGGGGCAGTACACCGACGATTCGCAACTGGCGCGAGAACTGCGGGAGAGTCTGGTCACACAGCGCGGCTGGAACCCGGTCGATTATGCCGATCGGATCGCGCGGATGTTCCGCGAAGACCGAGTGGTCGGCCGGGGAATTGCCTGCGACAATGCCGCGCGGCGTTTAAATCGAGGCATTGCATGGGACCAGGCGGGTGATCCGGCTCCGTCGGCGGGAAATGGCACCATCATGCGCGCCGCACCAATCGGTCTGTACTACCTCCGGAACAGACGGGAACTGACCACAGTCGCGAAAGAGCAGGGCTGGATTACGCATCATGACCCGCGTTGCGCGGCCGGATCGGTCGGCATGGCCCTCGCGGTGGCGCTCATCCTGGATGACGGCGCCGTGGATCGACCGATTGACTTCCTCGGTCGTCTGGCGGCGGCGATGGAACCATATCATGCGGAGTTTGCCCGGCTGATCGAAGAACTTTGGATGTGGTTGGACCGTCCTGAGGCGCAGGCGCGAGCGCACATCTGCGGCGCCGGCAAGGCCCAGGGGTTCGAAGACGGATGGCCGGGAATCTCGCCTTTTGTGATCCCCAGTCTGCTCTGGAGTCTGTATGCTTTTCTGCGCCACCCTGACAGTTACGTCGATGCGATCAGCGCTGCGATTGCGGTCGGCGGCGATGTGGACACGACGGCGGCGATGACCGGCGCATTGAGTGGCACCCATCTGGGGATCGAGGGAGTACCGCGGGCTTTGGCGATGCGCGTCAACGACTTCGGACAATGGGGGTACCGGGAACTGGAGACACTGGCCGAGGCCGCATTCGTTCATGCGATGGCGGATTCACCCGGTCGCAATGGCTGACTAATTTCCACTCACCCGAAAGATATTTCGGCACGATTCCGGCGATTAGATATTATCATAGATTTGCTGTCGCAGTCCAACTATTGACCACGGGGGTCTGATGCGCGAGTCGCGTATGCTTGTCCTTGTGGGGGGGCTTTTGGTCGTCGTGCTGTCGGTCGCCGCGACGGGTGCGCAGGCGGCCCAGTCGCCGTATTTCCCGATGACGCTGGGAAGCCAGTGGGTTTACGAGAAATACGGAAACATCCTGGACACAGTCCTCGGTCAGGAGACTGCCCGTATTGACGATGTCCGGCTCGTATGCGGGCAGATGTTCTATCACCTCTCTACGCCCTGGCTGCCGTCGTTCTCCTGTTGGGTCCGGGGTGATTCCATCGGCGACATCTATCGTTGCGATTCGCCCGGCGCGGAAGAGAAGCCGTTGTTTCTGTTCTCCCGGCCGTATTCGGAACCGTGGTCGCCGGGCCAAATGGATGGCCATGACTTTGCGCAGACGGTCCCCTGCGGTTGGCAGATTACGCCTCCACAGGGGTCATACGACGATGCCATCTGCATGTTCGGAGGATGCCTTCCTCCCGCGTGCTACGACATCTATTGGAGCGGAGCATTCGCGCGCGACATCGGCCCCGTATGGTGGGCTATGATCGGCGTTGGGGGCGCAGCAATTGAATATCGGCTTCTCGAGTACCTGCCTGGACCGGAATCGGTCTGTCGCTGCCACGGCGATCCTGTCTGCGACGGTGTGACGAACGTTCGCGATGTCGTCTCAGTTATTGACGTCGCTTTTCGCGGCACCCCGCCGATCAGGCCCCGCGGGTGTTCGTGGTACGCCAGATCATTGCACGGAGCGGGAGATGTAGACTGCTCCGGCGAGACGAATATCATCGACGTGGTCATGATGAT
This portion of the bacterium genome encodes:
- a CDS encoding hemolysin family protein, whose translation is VDATVQDVRRKIVESGHSRLPVYDGTLDTIVGILYVKDLFCAEAEGDIQLSALARRAFVVPETKRVDALLEEFKRLKTHIAIVVDEFGGTAGLVTLEDILEEIVGEIEDEHDGQRRPIERESDDVILADGVVSLFDIAEELGIEAPDEEFETIGGLIYDRVGGVPRVGQSIEEHGWKITIEKMDGQRIRRVRIARLPQSPSMS
- a CDS encoding zinc ribbon domain-containing protein, translating into MPIYVYQCQSCHHTFEELVFSDNQAASLSCPQCQATVLIRKQAAFATTSGGHDAAPACGSGGCCGCSFDN
- a CDS encoding SprT family zinc-dependent metalloprotease — its product is MSQLDLLTGSMAALPDEAELQRRFDWFNETLFKSRLPAASIRWSTRMRIAGTCQRHRLLITLSRPYHERFPQDVDDTLKHEMIHLRYAGHGPAFRREAQRVGASVHCREYDGIHPKARLVYACPSCWREYRRMKPAELYCGRCSRGRLLPQFRLILKREIEPERAHRARPMSGTQRRHPRTEPVSRRRQATAAAAPGLFGSIDQQ
- a CDS encoding ADP-ribosylglycohydrolase family protein, producing the protein MATSSTGPTRSQYVGCLIGECLGDALGRPVEGYDADACQQYIREALRRWVDGELPDLIDWSGQYTDDSQLARELRESLVTQRGWNPVDYADRIARMFREDRVVGRGIACDNAARRLNRGIAWDQAGDPAPSAGNGTIMRAAPIGLYYLRNRRELTTVAKEQGWITHHDPRCAAGSVGMALAVALILDDGAVDRPIDFLGRLAAAMEPYHAEFARLIEELWMWLDRPEAQARAHICGAGKAQGFEDGWPGISPFVIPSLLWSLYAFLRHPDSYVDAISAAIAVGGDVDTTAAMTGALSGTHLGIEGVPRALAMRVNDFGQWGYRELETLAEAAFVHAMADSPGRNG